CCAATCATCACCCGGTTCGTCATGCTGGAAAAAGAGCCGCCCCGAGAGCATCGAGAAGTTATCGAACATGCGCGAACTAAAAAAAATCCCTTCGCCGGTGTGTGTCTCCGGCTGGGTTGTAAGCTTCCCTTTTGCCAACTCAAGGATGGCATGGCGCTCATCATCTAACCGTAAAGCCTTTGTAATCTTATTGAAAACCCCCACCCCGTCATCTCTTACATCTATCTCAATCATTGCAGGGGTATAGTTTATTCCAATGGATACATTTGAGCCCTCGGAGTGCTCGATAACATTATTAAATATCTCCGTGAACCCATAATGGCATATATCCAAAACATTCTCGGGAACTCCCGTTAGTAACGGTTCCACACGTTCACGCCACACCTTATCCTCTTGTAGAGTGGATACGATGGGGAAATGCTCTATCTTCTCAACTAAAGGAGCTAAACTGTACCGCCTGTTGCGAGTGCTCCCCGTAGCTATAAGCGCACCATCGCTTACTAACTGACGCAAATGCCTGTTAGCTGCCTGCCTGGAAATATCAAACTTTTCACAAACAAAACGAGCAATATCTCCGGAATGATCGGATATATGCTTTATTATAAACTGCTTTACGGTATCGCCTTTTTGCTTTCTTTTAGACATGTTTTTATCGTCGCCAGATGGAGGATTTACTGTCAACATCGAACAACCTTATTGTAAACCAAAAACCTGCATATTGTCAACTTAAAAACATCTATTGTAAACATTAAGAGCATGCCAGCAGAATTAGTGCCTACAAATCATATGGTTATCAAAGATACAAAAAGGGCCCCTCACCCCTCAAGCCCCGAGAGCTTTACCCCTACGAGCCTCACCTTTTTGGTGAACTCGACCCTCTCCAGCGCCTCTAACGCCGACTTCCAGATCGAGTTCAGCGAATCGGTCGCGTCGTGTACGGTATAGGACCTCGTAATCGTCTGGAAGTCGGCGTAGCGTATCTTAAGCGTGACGGTCCGGCACTTCCTCTTCCTCTCCCTGAGCCGTCCGGCCGCGTCTTTGGTTAGCTCGTAGAGCGTCCCCTTCAATAAATGCCTGTCCCCGGTATCCCGCTCGAAGGTAAGCTCCCGAC
This window of the Thermodesulfobacteriota bacterium genome carries:
- a CDS encoding DUF4325 domain-containing protein; the protein is MLTVNPPSGDDKNMSKRKQKGDTVKQFIIKHISDHSGDIARFVCEKFDISRQAANRHLRQLVSDGALIATGSTRNRRYSLAPLVEKIEHFPIVSTLQEDKVWRERVEPLLTGVPENVLDICHYGFTEIFNNVIEHSEGSNVSIGINYTPAMIEIDVRDDGVGVFNKITKALRLDDERHAILELAKGKLTTQPETHTGEGIFFSSRMFDNFSMLSGRLFFQHDEPGDDWLLEDHEEKNKGTFVAMKISPHSKRTSREVFDKHGTIENPLSFSSTHVPVLLAQYGDENLVSRSQARRLLARFERFEEVFLDFKGVRTVGPAFVDEIFRVFRNHNPRTRILWIRANKAVENMIKRVATDDQGQLPLISD